The proteins below are encoded in one region of Deltaproteobacteria bacterium:
- the tkt gene encoding transketolase: MGYGKIDELCVNTIRMTAVEGVEKAKSGHPGMPMGDAPMAYVLWDRFLKHNPGNPRWPNRDRFILSAGHGSMLLYSLLHLTGYPLSLDDLKQFRQWGSPTAGHPEYCLEHGIEMTTGPLGQGFATGVGMAMAEAYLASHFNRPGLDLVDHFTYAIVSDGDLMEGISSEAASMAGHLGLGKMIYLYSANQISIEGSTEIAFTEDVGKRFEAYRWHVQRVDGNDLAQIDAALRSARTETKKPSLIIARTHIGFGSPNKHDTADVHGSPLGVEELKLTKENLGWPQEPPFYIPEEALSHLRLAGERGAKAEEAWNEIFKDYGKKHPDLSAQWELMQSGGLPAGWEKSVPVFAPDDGPIATRSASGKVLNAVAGDFPFLIGGSADLAPSNNTFLKGLGEFQRGEPGRNIHFGVREHAMGAVLNGMALSSLIPYGGTFLIFSDYMKPAIRLAALMEQHVIYVFTHDSIGLGEDGPTHQPVEQLAGLRAIPNLTVIRPADANETAEAWKVALAHSGGPVALILTRQKLPVYDRSRYAPVAGAERGGYILSDDPGGVPELILMATGSEVEIALAAAEALREEKHRVRVVSLPSWELFEKQSDAYREEVLPSRVKARLAVEAGSSVGWCRFVGLDGKVVGLDRFGASAPGKVVMEKLGFTAENVAAQSKALLG, translated from the coding sequence ATGGGATATGGAAAGATAGATGAACTCTGTGTCAATACGATCCGGATGACGGCGGTGGAAGGGGTGGAGAAGGCAAAATCCGGTCATCCGGGGATGCCGATGGGGGATGCCCCCATGGCCTACGTCCTGTGGGATCGTTTTTTGAAACACAATCCGGGGAATCCCCGCTGGCCGAACCGCGACCGCTTCATCCTTTCGGCCGGACACGGCTCCATGCTCCTCTATTCGCTGCTCCATCTGACCGGTTATCCTCTGAGCCTGGACGATCTGAAGCAGTTTCGTCAATGGGGAAGCCCTACGGCGGGGCATCCGGAGTATTGCCTGGAACATGGGATCGAGATGACCACCGGGCCGTTGGGGCAGGGCTTTGCTACCGGCGTCGGCATGGCCATGGCCGAGGCGTATCTCGCCTCCCACTTTAACCGTCCGGGGCTTGATCTGGTGGATCATTTTACCTATGCCATCGTCAGCGACGGCGACCTGATGGAGGGAATCTCGTCCGAGGCGGCTTCCATGGCCGGGCACCTTGGGCTCGGAAAGATGATCTATCTTTATTCCGCCAATCAGATTTCTATTGAAGGATCGACGGAGATCGCCTTTACCGAGGATGTGGGGAAACGGTTCGAGGCTTACCGCTGGCATGTTCAGCGTGTGGACGGGAACGATCTTGCACAGATCGATGCCGCCCTCCGGTCCGCCCGGACGGAGACGAAGAAACCCTCTCTGATTATTGCCCGAACCCATATCGGATTCGGCAGTCCCAATAAACACGATACGGCGGATGTACATGGATCTCCCCTCGGGGTGGAGGAGCTGAAGCTGACCAAGGAAAACCTGGGATGGCCCCAGGAGCCTCCCTTTTACATCCCGGAGGAGGCTCTCTCCCATCTCCGTTTGGCCGGGGAGAGGGGAGCGAAGGCCGAAGAGGCGTGGAATGAGATTTTCAAGGACTATGGCAAGAAGCATCCGGATCTTTCTGCTCAATGGGAATTGATGCAATCGGGCGGGCTTCCGGCGGGATGGGAAAAGTCGGTTCCCGTTTTTGCGCCTGATGACGGGCCGATCGCGACGCGGAGTGCCTCGGGCAAGGTCTTAAATGCCGTGGCCGGGGATTTCCCCTTTCTCATCGGGGGCTCGGCCGATCTGGCCCCGTCCAACAATACCTTCCTCAAAGGCCTGGGAGAATTCCAGCGGGGGGAGCCGGGCAGGAATATCCATTTCGGTGTCCGCGAACATGCCATGGGGGCGGTCCTGAACGGTATGGCCTTGAGCAGTCTGATTCCGTATGGCGGTACCTTCCTGATTTTTTCCGACTACATGAAACCGGCCATCCGTCTGGCCGCACTTATGGAACAGCATGTGATCTATGTCTTTACCCACGACTCCATCGGGTTGGGGGAAGACGGCCCGACCCATCAGCCGGTGGAACAGCTTGCGGGCTTGCGTGCCATCCCGAATCTTACGGTGATCCGACCGGCCGATGCCAACGAGACGGCCGAAGCGTGGAAGGTTGCACTGGCCCACAGCGGGGGGCCGGTGGCGTTGATCCTGACCCGTCAGAAACTCCCCGTTTATGATCGAAGCCGTTATGCCCCGGTGGCGGGCGCGGAACGGGGCGGTTATATCCTCTCTGATGATCCCGGGGGCGTGCCGGAATTGATTCTGATGGCCACCGGTTCCGAGGTGGAGATTGCCCTGGCGGCAGCGGAGGCCCTTCGGGAGGAAAAGCATCGGGTACGGGTGGTTTCTCTTCCCTCGTGGGAGCTCTTTGAGAAACAATCGGACGCCTACCGGGAGGAGGTCCTTCCATCCCGGGTGAAGGCTCGCCTGGCCGTTGAAGCCGGCTCCTCCGTCGGCTGGTGCCGTTTTGTCGGCCTGGATGGGAAGGTCGTCGGCCTGGATCGATTCGGGGCATCGGCGCCGGGTAAGGTGGTCATGGAGAAACTCGGTTTTACAGCGGAGAATGTGGCGGCGCAATCGAAAGCCCTTCTTGGGTGA
- the larE gene encoding ATP-dependent sacrificial sulfur transferase LarE — protein MKEKYRKLKENLREMGSVLIAFSGGVDSTFLLRTARDVLGEHVTALTALSPAYPEQERKEAEEFAASLGIPHLQVESNELMIPNFSRNDPMRCYYCKSELFGILRKRAEERGIAVICDGSNADDAGDYRPGFQAAREQGVRHPLLEAGLTKEEIRALSKELSLPTWRKGSMACLSSRFPYGTKITEERLHQVACCEALLRSMGFDPFRVRYHGEIARIEVPREQFDTILSPVHYRKILRTFKEAGFVYVTLDLEGFRSGSMNEVL, from the coding sequence ATGAAAGAAAAATACCGAAAATTAAAGGAAAACCTGCGGGAAATGGGGTCCGTTCTCATTGCTTTTTCCGGCGGTGTGGACAGCACGTTTCTCCTCCGCACGGCCCGGGATGTTTTGGGCGAACACGTCACGGCACTGACAGCCCTCTCCCCGGCCTACCCGGAACAGGAACGAAAAGAAGCCGAGGAATTTGCCGCCTCCCTGGGTATTCCCCATCTTCAGGTGGAATCGAATGAATTGATGATCCCGAATTTCTCCCGGAATGATCCGATGCGGTGTTATTACTGCAAAAGCGAACTCTTTGGAATTCTACGAAAAAGAGCGGAGGAGAGAGGAATCGCCGTCATCTGTGATGGGTCGAACGCCGATGATGCCGGGGATTATCGACCCGGCTTTCAGGCTGCGCGGGAGCAGGGTGTACGCCATCCGTTGCTGGAGGCAGGTCTGACCAAAGAAGAGATCCGGGCCTTGAGTAAAGAACTTTCTCTTCCAACATGGCGCAAAGGATCGATGGCTTGCCTCTCCTCCCGTTTCCCCTACGGCACAAAGATCACGGAAGAACGCCTCCACCAGGTTGCCTGTTGCGAAGCTCTGCTCCGCTCAATGGGATTTGACCCCTTTCGGGTCCGCTATCATGGAGAGATCGCCCGGATCGAGGTCCCCAGGGAACAATTCGACACGATCCTTTCGCCCGTGCATTACAGGAAGATCCTTCGGACGTTCAAGGAAGCGGGGTTTGTCTATGTGACGCTCGATCTGGAAGGGTTCCGAAGCGGGAGTATGAATGAAGTGTTATAA
- a CDS encoding phosphotransferase, giving the protein MPSIDDRIFKLFKRYDGVPPEKVHLEKLPGDASDRGFYRLRLPGEKSCIIMEPARDVPAPEDPDALPYINVLYHLDLCGVHVPKLHHYDPETGLLLLEDLGETTLEDVVREQEVPACLPLYRKAIDELLKIQLIGTRKRCEDCIAFQLSFDEEKLFQELIFFREYTLEGYLKRSFSTSKRHRLEEAFRQLSRIIAAEPQYLTHRDYHSRNLMVRDGRIGVIDFQDARLGPLQYDLVSLLRDSYVVLPGEVTAELIEYYLQEKDRMEGTVTDRVRFREIFDIVSVQRNLKAAGTFGYMAVIKGKKRYLQYLPDTFRYVRENLEKCEMLYALREVLLPDLSSAAP; this is encoded by the coding sequence TTGCCCTCCATTGATGATCGTATTTTCAAGCTGTTCAAACGTTATGACGGCGTTCCCCCCGAAAAGGTCCATCTGGAAAAACTGCCGGGCGATGCCTCCGATCGAGGGTTCTACCGGCTCCGTCTGCCGGGAGAAAAATCCTGCATCATCATGGAACCGGCAAGGGATGTCCCTGCACCGGAAGATCCCGATGCTCTTCCTTATATTAATGTGCTCTACCACCTGGATCTCTGCGGCGTTCATGTACCGAAGCTCCATCATTACGACCCGGAAACAGGGCTTCTTCTGCTCGAAGATCTGGGCGAGACGACCCTGGAAGACGTGGTCCGGGAACAGGAAGTTCCCGCTTGCCTCCCCCTCTACCGGAAGGCGATTGACGAACTCCTGAAGATCCAGCTTATCGGGACCCGGAAAAGATGTGAAGACTGCATCGCCTTTCAGCTCTCCTTCGACGAGGAAAAACTCTTTCAGGAACTGATTTTCTTTCGTGAATACACCCTCGAAGGGTATCTGAAAAGGAGCTTTTCCACAAGCAAACGGCATCGTCTTGAAGAAGCCTTCCGGCAGCTCAGCCGGATCATTGCCGCGGAACCGCAGTATCTCACGCACCGGGACTACCACAGCCGCAACCTCATGGTCCGGGACGGCAGGATCGGCGTGATCGATTTCCAGGATGCCCGTTTAGGCCCCCTGCAATATGATCTTGTCTCCCTGCTGCGGGATTCCTATGTCGTCCTGCCGGGGGAAGTGACGGCGGAGTTGATCGAATACTATCTGCAGGAGAAAGACCGGATGGAAGGAACCGTCACCGATCGTGTGCGTTTCCGGGAGATTTTCGACATCGTGTCGGTCCAGCGAAACCTCAAGGCCGCCGGTACCTTTGGATACATGGCCGTGATCAAAGGAAAAAAACGTTACCTGCAATACCTCCCTGATACCTTCCGCTATGTCCGGGAGAACCTGGAGAAGTGCGAAATGCTCTACGCACTCAGGGAGGTTCTGCTTCCCGATCTCTCCTCCGCTGCTCCATAA
- a CDS encoding N-acetylmuramoyl-L-alanine amidase: protein MNRMIAALVLCFLPGIPAQPLSAAAAPTVILDPGHGGNDRGGIGADGLLEKEITLDLAKRVQKLIDQQLGYRTFLTRKEDQEVSLDKRAALANNQQGTLLVSIHLGGSPDTGLHGYGIYIAQAPDREGNTDAKGLLLWNRQSLFFAKQSRQLAESLHAAFAESFPRTPDLGIHPLALYLARTVRMPTVLIEPAVLTNREDEAFLGQEKNRQALAEAIFQGLIRYRQSEKQ from the coding sequence TTGAATCGGATGATCGCCGCACTGGTGCTGTGCTTCCTGCCGGGTATCCCGGCTCAACCCCTTTCCGCCGCCGCTGCACCGACGGTGATTCTTGATCCCGGTCATGGGGGAAATGACCGGGGGGGGATCGGTGCCGACGGATTGCTGGAAAAAGAGATCACCCTTGATCTGGCCAAGCGTGTTCAGAAATTGATTGATCAGCAGCTCGGCTATCGAACCTTCCTGACCCGGAAGGAGGATCAGGAAGTTTCTTTAGATAAACGGGCCGCCCTTGCCAACAATCAGCAGGGGACCCTTCTGGTGAGCATCCATCTGGGCGGGTCTCCGGATACCGGACTCCATGGGTACGGAATCTATATCGCACAAGCGCCGGACAGAGAGGGAAACACCGACGCAAAGGGCCTTCTCTTATGGAATCGTCAATCCCTTTTTTTTGCAAAACAGTCGAGACAACTGGCGGAATCGCTCCATGCCGCTTTTGCAGAATCGTTCCCCCGGACTCCCGATCTCGGGATCCATCCGCTGGCACTCTATCTTGCCCGCACCGTCCGGATGCCGACGGTCCTGATCGAGCCGGCGGTCCTGACAAACCGGGAAGATGAAGCATTTCTGGGACAGGAGAAAAACCGGCAGGCCCTGGCCGAGGCAATCTTCCAGGGGCTGATTCGCTACCGGCAGTCGGAGAAACAATGA
- a CDS encoding GerMN domain-containing protein, with protein sequence MNRTQRKVRSFLFVILAAVLILFAGNLLLRRTETPQHQGPDWAQVTLPGFSRILAGTLNQPVRLWFPGPNRELAPEDRTIHASDDSVDGMRQVLILLLAGPWTKGLFPLLPGEVALRELYDHQGIVLVDLAVPPAGGPAMGCFEEALALQSIQRTLKENFPEVQHIRFLLDGQERKTLAGHIALP encoded by the coding sequence ATGAATAGAACCCAGCGAAAAGTACGTTCTTTTCTCTTCGTCATACTGGCTGCCGTGCTGATCCTTTTCGCTGGGAACCTGCTTCTCCGGCGAACGGAAACACCGCAACATCAAGGACCGGACTGGGCGCAGGTCACCCTTCCCGGATTTTCCCGAATCCTGGCCGGAACACTGAATCAGCCTGTGCGACTCTGGTTCCCAGGGCCGAACCGGGAACTTGCACCGGAAGACCGGACAATCCATGCCTCCGATGATTCCGTCGACGGGATGCGACAAGTCCTGATCCTGCTTCTCGCAGGTCCCTGGACGAAAGGACTGTTTCCTCTGCTCCCCGGAGAGGTCGCTCTGCGGGAACTCTATGACCACCAGGGAATCGTTCTTGTCGATCTCGCCGTTCCACCGGCAGGGGGACCTGCAATGGGCTGTTTTGAGGAAGCCCTCGCCCTGCAATCGATCCAGCGGACGTTGAAAGAGAATTTTCCTGAAGTACAACATATCCGGTTTCTGCTGGATGGGCAGGAGCGGAAGACGCTGGCCGGACATATTGCATTGCCATAA
- a CDS encoding glutamate racemase: protein MQRSIGIFDSGVGGLTVFHELMHRLPEENLIYLGDTARVPYGIKSAETVTRYALEITGFLMKRKIKMLVVACNTASSVALPVLQERFPIPVVGVLLPGARAAVRDSRVRKVGVIGTESTIGSRAYVQAIHLLDPEVEVHTRACPLFVPLAEEGWGDHPLTVSIVREYLKDFQETGIDTLVLGCTHYPILRSAIGRVMGEKVRLVDSATETAREVQALLASRGLLNKGRRPLTRRYYVTDSPERFRKVGERFLEQSLSKVEQVAL, encoded by the coding sequence GTGCAACGTTCCATCGGAATTTTTGATTCAGGCGTCGGCGGGCTGACCGTCTTCCATGAATTGATGCACCGCCTTCCGGAGGAGAACCTCATCTATCTCGGGGATACGGCCCGGGTTCCCTACGGGATTAAATCCGCCGAGACCGTCACCCGTTATGCCCTCGAGATTACCGGCTTTCTCATGAAACGGAAGATCAAGATGCTGGTCGTGGCCTGCAATACCGCCTCTTCGGTTGCGCTCCCCGTCCTCCAGGAACGGTTTCCCATTCCCGTTGTCGGGGTGCTGCTTCCCGGTGCCCGGGCGGCTGTCCGTGATTCCAGGGTCCGGAAGGTCGGAGTCATCGGCACGGAATCGACCATTGGGAGCCGTGCTTACGTTCAGGCGATTCACCTCCTGGATCCGGAAGTAGAAGTCCATACCCGGGCCTGCCCCCTCTTTGTCCCCCTCGCGGAGGAGGGGTGGGGAGACCATCCCCTGACCGTTTCAATCGTTCGGGAATATCTCAAGGATTTTCAGGAAACCGGGATCGATACGCTGGTTCTGGGATGCACACACTATCCGATTCTACGGTCCGCTATAGGACGTGTGATGGGAGAAAAAGTCCGGCTTGTCGATTCCGCCACGGAAACCGCTCGTGAAGTTCAGGCCCTTCTCGCATCCCGGGGGCTGCTCAACAAGGGCCGGAGACCCTTGACACGCAGGTATTATGTCACCGACTCACCGGAACGGTTTCGAAAGGTGGGCGAACGCTTCCTGGAACAGAGCTTGTCCAAGGTCGAGCAGGTAGCTCTCTGA